One genomic window of Cricetulus griseus strain 17A/GY chromosome 3, alternate assembly CriGri-PICRH-1.0, whole genome shotgun sequence includes the following:
- the Gng14 gene encoding putative guanine nucleotide-binding protein G(I)/G(S)/G(O) subunit gamma-14, whose translation MSSKAATGSDIGQARRAVEQLRMEAGINRIKVRVGAGLEWTHLGKGTGGHPDVADLIGLQVSKAATDLLQFCTEQAKTDPFLVGIPAATNPFKEKKPCAIL comes from the coding sequence ATGTCCAGCAAGGCAGCCACCGGCAGTGACATAGGACAGGCCCGCCGGGCAGTGGAGCAACTTCGGATGGAAGCAGGCATCAATCGCATAAAGGTAAGGGTTGGGGCAGGCTTAGAGTGGACACATCTGGGCAAGGGAACAGGTGGACACCCAGATGTGGCTGACTTGATTGGTCTGCAGGTGTCCAAGGCAGCCACAGATCTGCTGCAGTTCTGCACGGAGCAGGCCAAGACTGATCCCTTCCTTGTGGGCATCCCAGCTGCCACCAACCCTTTCAAGGAAAAGAAGCCCTGTGCTATCCTAtga
- the Dhps gene encoding deoxyhypusine synthase isoform X2 gives MEGTPQGVAPAAALAAVLKHSSALPPESAQVQGYDFNRGVDYHALLEAFGTTGFQATNFGRAVQQVNAMIEKKLEPLALGEDHHEDLTKSRRPLTGCTIFLGYTSNLISSGIRETIRYLVQHNMVDVLVTTAGGVEEDLIKCLAPTYLGEFSLSGKELRENGINRIGNLLVPNDNYCKFEDWLMPILDQMVLEQNTEGVKWTPSKMISRLGKEINNPESVYYWAHKNHIPVLSPALTDGSLGDMIFFHSYKNPGLVLDIVEDLRLINMQAIFAKRSGMIILGGGMVKHHIANANLMRNGADYAVYINTAQEFDGSDSGARPDEAVSWGKIRMDAQPVKTFAQKADAFTAEKNED, from the exons ATGGAGGGGACCCCGCAGGGGGTGGCGCCCGCCGCGGCGTTGGCCGCTGTGCTCAAGCACAGCTCGGCGTTGCCGCCCGAGAGCGCCCAGGTGCAGGGTTACGACTTCAACCGCGGCGTGGATTATCACGCCCTTCTGGAGGCCTTCGGCACCACCGGATTCCAGGCTACCAACTTTGGACGCGCGGTGCAGCAAGTCAACGCCATG ATTGAGAAGAAGCTGGAGCCGCTGGCACTAGGTGAAGACCATCATGAGGACCTGACGAAGAGCCGCCGCCCACTCACAGGCTGCACCATTTTCTTGGGCTACACATCCAACCTCATCAGTTCAGGCATCCGTGAGACCATTCGCTACCTTGTGCAGCACAACATG GTGGATGTGTTGGTGACCACGGCTGGAGGTGTGGAAGAAGACCTCATCAAGTGCCTGGCACCCACATATCTTGGCGAGTTCAGCCTCAGTGGGAAGGAGCTCCGGGAGAATGGGATCAACAG GATTGGGAACCTGCTGGTGCCAAATGATAATTACTGCAAGTTTGAAGACTGGCTCATGCCCATTCTGGACCAGATGGTGCTGGAGCAGAACACAGAG GGTGTCAAGTGGACACCATCCAAGATGATCTCCCGGCTTGGCAAGGAGATCAACAACCCAGAATCTGTGTATTATTGGGCCCATAAG AACCACATTCCTGTGCTGAGCCCTGCGCTCAcagatggctcactgggtgaCATGATCTTCTTCCACTCCTACAAAAACCCAGGCTTAGTTCTGGACATCGTTGAAG ACCTTCGACTCATCAACATGCAGGCTATTTTCGCCAAGCGCTCTGGGATGATCATCCTTGGTGGAGGTATGGTCAAGCACCACATTGCCAACGCTAACCTCATG CGGAATGGGGCTGACTATGCTGTCTATATCAACACAGCCCAGGAGTTTGATGGTTCAGACTCGGGAGCCAGGCCAGATGAGGCTGTCTCTTGGGGCAAGATCCGGATGGATGCACAGCCAGTAAAG ACATTCGCCCAAAAGGCAGACGCCTTCACAGCTGAGAAGAATGAGGACTAA
- the Dhps gene encoding deoxyhypusine synthase isoform X1 — translation MEGTPQGVAPAAALAAVLKHSSALPPESAQVQGYDFNRGVDYHALLEAFGTTGFQATNFGRAVQQVNAMIEKKLEPLALGEDHHEDLTKSRRPLTGCTIFLGYTSNLISSGIRETIRYLVQHNMVDVLVTTAGGVEEDLIKCLAPTYLGEFSLSGKELRENGINRIGNLLVPNDNYCKFEDWLMPILDQMVLEQNTEGVKWTPSKMISRLGKEINNPESVYYWAHKNHIPVLSPALTDGSLGDMIFFHSYKNPGLVLDIVEDLRLINMQAIFAKRSGMIILGGGMVKHHIANANLMRNGADYAVYINTAQEFDGSDSGARPDEAVSWGKIRMDAQPVKVYADASLVFPLLVAKTFAQKADAFTAEKNED, via the exons ATGGAGGGGACCCCGCAGGGGGTGGCGCCCGCCGCGGCGTTGGCCGCTGTGCTCAAGCACAGCTCGGCGTTGCCGCCCGAGAGCGCCCAGGTGCAGGGTTACGACTTCAACCGCGGCGTGGATTATCACGCCCTTCTGGAGGCCTTCGGCACCACCGGATTCCAGGCTACCAACTTTGGACGCGCGGTGCAGCAAGTCAACGCCATG ATTGAGAAGAAGCTGGAGCCGCTGGCACTAGGTGAAGACCATCATGAGGACCTGACGAAGAGCCGCCGCCCACTCACAGGCTGCACCATTTTCTTGGGCTACACATCCAACCTCATCAGTTCAGGCATCCGTGAGACCATTCGCTACCTTGTGCAGCACAACATG GTGGATGTGTTGGTGACCACGGCTGGAGGTGTGGAAGAAGACCTCATCAAGTGCCTGGCACCCACATATCTTGGCGAGTTCAGCCTCAGTGGGAAGGAGCTCCGGGAGAATGGGATCAACAG GATTGGGAACCTGCTGGTGCCAAATGATAATTACTGCAAGTTTGAAGACTGGCTCATGCCCATTCTGGACCAGATGGTGCTGGAGCAGAACACAGAG GGTGTCAAGTGGACACCATCCAAGATGATCTCCCGGCTTGGCAAGGAGATCAACAACCCAGAATCTGTGTATTATTGGGCCCATAAG AACCACATTCCTGTGCTGAGCCCTGCGCTCAcagatggctcactgggtgaCATGATCTTCTTCCACTCCTACAAAAACCCAGGCTTAGTTCTGGACATCGTTGAAG ACCTTCGACTCATCAACATGCAGGCTATTTTCGCCAAGCGCTCTGGGATGATCATCCTTGGTGGAGGTATGGTCAAGCACCACATTGCCAACGCTAACCTCATG CGGAATGGGGCTGACTATGCTGTCTATATCAACACAGCCCAGGAGTTTGATGGTTCAGACTCGGGAGCCAGGCCAGATGAGGCTGTCTCTTGGGGCAAGATCCGGATGGATGCACAGCCAGTAAAG GTCTATGCTGATGCTTCTCTGGTCTTCCCCCTGCTGGTGGCTAAGACATTCGCCCAAAAGGCAGACGCCTTCACAGCTGAGAAGAATGAGGACTAA
- the Fbxw9 gene encoding F-box/WD repeat-containing protein 9 isoform X1, producing MELPSGRCEDPRSCDDESDPEPDPDPDVQAEAYVARVLTPPKPGLTPRRSSLQSTLSASLDAPERKAVSRVPPVRLPGLLSLPPELLLEICAYLDARVVLHVLPCVCQALHDLVRDHVTWRLRAQRRVRAPYPVVEEEDFDWPTACIELEQHLARWAEDGQRAEYFCLADGHFASIDAVLLLQGGALCLSGSRDRNVNLWDLRHLGKEPSRVLVKALGTQGNSTHQGWVWSLAAQDHRVCSGSWDSTVKLWDMQADGQQFGEIKGKAAVLCLSYQPDILVTGTYDKKVTIYDPRADLALVKSRRLHSSAVLAVLADDRHIISGSEDHSLVVFDRRANSVLQRLQLDSYLLCMSYQEPQLWAGDNQGLLHVFANRDGCFQLVRSFDVGHQSQITGIKHSLGTLYTTSTDKTIRVHVPTDPPRTICTRSHHNVLNGICAEGNVVVAASGGLSLEVWRLLA from the exons ATGGAGCTTCCCTCAGGGCGGTGCGAGGATCCTCGCTCTTGTGATGATGAGTCGGACCCGGAGCCAGACCCGGACCCTGACGTTCAGGCTGAGGCCTACGTAGCCCGCGTGCTCACCCCACCCAAACCTGGCCTGACCCCGCGGCGCTCGTCGCTGCAGTCCACGCTCTCCGCGTCCCTGGACGCGCCGGAGCGAAAGGCTGTCTCCAGAGTCCCGCCCGTGCGCCTGCCGGGCCTGCTGAGCCTTCCCCCGGAGCTGCTGCTGGAGATCTGCGCCTACCTGGATGCGCGGGTCGTGCTTCATGTCCTGCCGTGCGTGTGCCAAGCACTGCACGACCTCGTGCGTGACCATGTCACCTGGAGGCTACGCGCTCAGCGCCGCGTACGTGCACCCTACCCAGTGGTGGAAG AGGAGGACTTTGACTGGCCAACTGCCTGCATCGAGTTGGAGCAGCACCTGGCCCGCTGGGCAGAGGATGGACAGCGAGCTGAGTACTTCTGCCTGGCTGATGGTCACTTTGCTTCCATTGATGCAGTGTTGCTGCTCCAG GGTGGGGCACTGTGTCTGTCAGGTTCCCGAGATCGCAATGTCAACCTGTGGGACCTACGACATTTAGGGAAGGAGCCTAGCCGAGTTCTGGTGAAGGCCTTGGGCACCCAGGGCAATAGCACACACCAG GGCTGGGTGTGGTCGCTAGCAGCACAGGACCACCGTGTGTGCTCCGGCTCTTGGGACAGCACTGTGAAGCTTTGGGACATGCAGGCCGATGGGCAGCAGTTTGGCGAGATCAA GGGCAAGGCGGCCGTGCTGTGCCTCTCCTACCAACCTGACATCCTGGTGACTGGTACTTATGACAAGAAGGTGACCATCTATGATCCCAGAG CTGACTTGGCCCTAGTGAAGAGCCGGAGGCTGCACTCAAGCGCTGTGCTAGCGGTGCTGGCAGATGACAGGCATATCATCTCGGGCAGTGAGGACCACAGTCTTGTGGTATTTGATCGCCGAGCCAATAGTGTCTTGCAGCGGCTGCAG CTGGACTCCTATCTGCTCTGCATGTCTTACCAGGAGCCCCAGCTCTGGGCGGGTGACAACCAGGGCCTGCTGCACGTCTTCGCCAACCGAGATGGTTGCTTCCAGCTTGTCCGG TCCTTTGATGTGGGTCACCAGTCTCAGATCACAGGGATCAAACACTCTCTGGGGACTTTGTACACAACATCTACTGACAAGACCATTCGG GTTCACGTGCCCACAGACCCACCTAGAACCATCTGTACCAGAAGCCACCACAATGTGTTGAATGGG ATCTGTGCTGAGGGCAACGTGGTGGTGGCTGCCTCTGGTGGCCTGTCATTGGAGGTCTGGAGGCTGCTGGCCTAA
- the Fbxw9 gene encoding F-box/WD repeat-containing protein 9 isoform X2 → MELPSGRCEDPRSCDDESDPEPDPDPDVQAEAYVARVLTPPKPGLTPRRSSLQSTLSASLDAPERKAVSRVPPVRLPGLLSLPPELLLEICAYLDARVVLHVLPCVCQALHDLVRDHVTWRLRAQRRVRAPYPVVEEEDFDWPTACIELEQHLARWAEDGQRAEYFCLADGHFASIDAVLLLQGGALCLSGSRDRNVNLWDLRHLGKEPSRVLVKALGTQGNSTHQGWVWSLAAQDHRVCSGSWDSTVKLWDMQADGQQFGEIKGKAAVLCLSYQPDILVTGTYDKKVTIYDPRADLALVKSRRLHSSAVLAVLADDRHIISGSEDHSLVVFDRRANSVLQRLQLDSYLLCMSYQEPQLWAGDNQGLLHVFANRDGCFQLVRVC, encoded by the exons ATGGAGCTTCCCTCAGGGCGGTGCGAGGATCCTCGCTCTTGTGATGATGAGTCGGACCCGGAGCCAGACCCGGACCCTGACGTTCAGGCTGAGGCCTACGTAGCCCGCGTGCTCACCCCACCCAAACCTGGCCTGACCCCGCGGCGCTCGTCGCTGCAGTCCACGCTCTCCGCGTCCCTGGACGCGCCGGAGCGAAAGGCTGTCTCCAGAGTCCCGCCCGTGCGCCTGCCGGGCCTGCTGAGCCTTCCCCCGGAGCTGCTGCTGGAGATCTGCGCCTACCTGGATGCGCGGGTCGTGCTTCATGTCCTGCCGTGCGTGTGCCAAGCACTGCACGACCTCGTGCGTGACCATGTCACCTGGAGGCTACGCGCTCAGCGCCGCGTACGTGCACCCTACCCAGTGGTGGAAG AGGAGGACTTTGACTGGCCAACTGCCTGCATCGAGTTGGAGCAGCACCTGGCCCGCTGGGCAGAGGATGGACAGCGAGCTGAGTACTTCTGCCTGGCTGATGGTCACTTTGCTTCCATTGATGCAGTGTTGCTGCTCCAG GGTGGGGCACTGTGTCTGTCAGGTTCCCGAGATCGCAATGTCAACCTGTGGGACCTACGACATTTAGGGAAGGAGCCTAGCCGAGTTCTGGTGAAGGCCTTGGGCACCCAGGGCAATAGCACACACCAG GGCTGGGTGTGGTCGCTAGCAGCACAGGACCACCGTGTGTGCTCCGGCTCTTGGGACAGCACTGTGAAGCTTTGGGACATGCAGGCCGATGGGCAGCAGTTTGGCGAGATCAA GGGCAAGGCGGCCGTGCTGTGCCTCTCCTACCAACCTGACATCCTGGTGACTGGTACTTATGACAAGAAGGTGACCATCTATGATCCCAGAG CTGACTTGGCCCTAGTGAAGAGCCGGAGGCTGCACTCAAGCGCTGTGCTAGCGGTGCTGGCAGATGACAGGCATATCATCTCGGGCAGTGAGGACCACAGTCTTGTGGTATTTGATCGCCGAGCCAATAGTGTCTTGCAGCGGCTGCAG CTGGACTCCTATCTGCTCTGCATGTCTTACCAGGAGCCCCAGCTCTGGGCGGGTGACAACCAGGGCCTGCTGCACGTCTTCGCCAACCGAGATGGTTGCTTCCAGCTTGTCCGGGTCTGCTAG